A region from the Arachis ipaensis cultivar K30076 chromosome B01, Araip1.1, whole genome shotgun sequence genome encodes:
- the LOC107640753 gene encoding probable protein phosphatase 2C 27 — protein MTAAATMCVEEAEQVEHHDHQDMENTKKEDMIHNKKWPLHCDNHNLLMDTTSSFASSTANSLPLESICEETVIADKKQNGSSFVPALRSGEWSDIGGRPYMEDTHICIGDMAKRFGYNNNLLSEEAVSFYGVFDGHGGKSAAQFVRDHLPRIIAEDAGFPLELEKVVTKSFLDTDAELKTYSLESCLSSGTTALTAIIFGRSLLVANAGDCRAVLSRHGAAIEMSKDHRPYCIKERKRIESLGGFIDDGYLNGQLGVTRALGDWHLEGMKETGGGGGPLSAEPELKLMTLTKEDEFLIIASDGIWDVFRSQNAVDFARRRLQEHNDVKQCCKQIVEEAIKRGATDNLTVVMVCFHSDPPPPVVVERARVRRSISAEGLHNLKCLLQG, from the exons ATGACTGCAGCAGCCACCATGTGTGTTGAGGAAGCTGAGCAAGTTGAGCATCATGATCATCAAGATATGGAGAATACTAAGAAGGAGGACATGATTCATAACAAAAAGTGGCCTTTGCATTGTGATAATCATAATCTCTTGATGGACACCACCTCTTCTTTTGCATCTTCCACTGCAAACTCACTCCCT CTGGAAAGCATATGTGAGGAGACAGTGATTGCAGACAAGAAACAGAACGGTTCAAGCTTTGTCCCGGCTCTGCGCTCCGGCGAATGGTCTGATATCGGAGGCCGGCCTTACATGGAAGATACACACATATGCATTGGAGACATGgcaaaaagatttggatataaTAACAACCTACTTTCTGAGGAAGCTGTTTCATTTTACGGT GTATTTGATGGACATGGAGGGAAGAGCGCGGCTCAATTCGTGCGCGATCATCTGCCTAGGATCATTGCTGAGGATGCAGGCTTTCCTTTGGAACTTGAGAAGGTTGTTACAAAGTCTTTTTTGGACACTGATGCAGAGCTTAAAACATACTCTCTTGAATCTTGCCTCTCTTCTGGAACCACTGCACTCACTGCAATTATATTCGGAAG GTCATTGCTTGTAGCCAATGCAGGGGACTGCAGGGCTGTGTTGTCACGCCATGGCGCGGCAATAGAAATGTCCAAGGATCACAGGCCTTACTGCATCAAAGAGAGAAAGCGAATCGAGTCCCTAGGTGGATTCATTGATGATGGCTACCTGAATGGTCAGTTGGGTGTTACTCGCGCTCTAGGCGACTGGCATcttgaaggaatgaaggaaaCAGGTGGAGGTGGTGGACCATTGAGTGCTGAGCCTGAACTCAAATTGATGACATTGACCAAAGAAGATGAATTCTTGATAATAGCAAGTGATGGAATTTGGGATGTTTTCCGGAGCCAAAATGCTGTGGATTTTGCTCGGAGGAGGCTTCAAGAACACAATGATGTGAAGCAATGTTGCAAGCAAATAGTAGAGGAAGCAATAAAGAGAGGAGCAACAGATAACTTAACGGTTGTGATGGTGTGTTTTCACTCAGATCCACCACCCCCTGTGGTTGTGGAAAGAGCAAGAGTTAGAAGAAGCATATCTGCTGAGGGACTGCATAACCTCAAATGCCTGCTACAAGGTTAG
- the LOC107640763 gene encoding 110 kDa U5 small nuclear ribonucleoprotein component CLO, whose protein sequence is MDDSLYDEFGNYIGPEIESDRESDRDIDDDDEEDEEDQGDRRHRSAEDGATSDGEAHPNGWITTSGNDDVEMMDNQVVLAEDKKYYPTAEEVYGEDVETLVMDEDEQSLEQSIIKQVKKKDFEVGVKDSSTYVAPQFLLGLMSNPALVRNVALIGHLQHGKTVFMDMLVEQTHRMATFDDQSEKHMRYTDTRKDEQERRISIKAVPMSLVLEDSNAKSFLCNIMDTPGHVNFSDEMTAALRLADGAVLIVDAAEGVMVNTERAIRHAIQERLPIVVVINKVDRLITELKLPPKDAYHKLRHTLEVINSHISAASSIAGDVQVIDPVAGNVCFASGTAGWSFTLQSFAKLYGKVHGIPLEANKFASRLWGDYYFHPDTRTFKKKPPASGGERSFVEFVLEPLYKIYSQVIGEHKKSVETTLAELGVKLSNAAYRLNVKPLLRLACKTVFGSASGFTDMLVQHIPSPKDAAIKKVDHIYTGPKDSIIYKSMAHCDSSGPLMVNVTKLYPKSDCSVFDAFGRVYSGKIQTGQTVRVLGEGYSPDDEEDMTVKEVTKLWVYQARDRMPIAEAPPGSWVLIEGVDASIMKTATLCNVDYDEDVYIFRPLQFNTLSVVKTATEPLNPSELPKMVEGLRKISKSYPLAITKVEESGEHTILGTGELYLDSIMKDLRELYSEVEVKVADPVVSFCETVVESSSMKCFAETPNKKNKITMIAEPLERGLAEDIENGVVSADWNRKKLGEFFQTKYDWDLLAARSIWAFGPDKQGPNILLDDTLPTEVDKSLLNAVKDSIVQGFQWGAREGPLCDEPIRNVKFKIVDARIAPEPLHRGSGQLIPTARRVAYSSFLMATPRLMEPVYYVEIQTPIDCVSAIYTVLSRRRGHVTADVPQPGTPAYIVKAFLPVIESFGFETDLRYHTQGQAFCLSVFDHWAIVPGDPLDKSIVLRPLEPAPIQHLAREFMVKTRRRKGMSEDVSISKFFDEAMMVELAQQAADLHQQMM, encoded by the exons ATGGACGATAGCTTATACGACGAGTTTGGCAACTACATCGGGCCCGAAATCGAGTCCGACCGAGAATCCGACAGAGACATTGACGACGACGACGAAGAGGATGAGGAAGACCAAGGTGACCGACGCCACCGTTCCGCCGAAGACGGCGCTACATCCGATGGCGAGGCCCATCCGAACGGCTGGATCACGACCTCAGGGAACGACGACGTGGAGATGATGGACAACCAGGTGGTCCTGGCGGAGGACAAGAAGTACTACCCCACCGCCGAGGAGGTTTACGGCGAAGACGTGGAAACCCTAGTCATGGACGAAGATGAGCAGTCTCTGGAACAGTCAATCATCAAGCAAGTAAAGAAGAAGGACTTCGAGGTTGGCGTGAAGGACTCTTCAACCTACGTGGCTCCGCAGTTTCTGTTAGGGTTGATGTCGAACCCTGCGCTTGTGAGGAACGTGGCGCTTATCGGGCACCTTCAGCATGGTAAGACGGTGTTCATGGACATGCTTGTTGAGCAGACCCACCGTATGGCCACGTTTGATGACCAGAGTGAGAAGCATATGAGGTACACTGATACCAGGAAAGATGAACAGGAGAGAAGGATTTCAATTAAGGCCGTTCCAATGTCGCTCGTGCTTGAGGATAGTAATGCCAAGTCGTTTTTGTGTAATATTATGGACACTCCTGGCCATGTTAATTTCTCTGATGAGATGACTGCGGCTTTGAGGCTCGCTGATGGTGCCGTTTTGATCGTCGATGCTGCTGAAGGAGTCATG GTAAACACTGAGAGGGCAATACGCCATGCAATCCAGGAGCGGCTGCCTATAGTTGTTGTAATCAATAAG GTTGACAGGCTCATAACTGAGCTTAAATTACCCCCAAAAGATGCTTACCATAAACTAAGGCATACACTGGAAGTAATCAATAGTCACATATCTGCTGCATCTTCTATTGCTGGGGATGTCCAAGTTATTGATCCAGTTGCTGGGAACGTTTGTTTTGCAAGTGGCACTGCTGGATGGTCATTTACATTGCAATCATTTGCTAAACTGTACGGGAAGGTGCATGGAATTCCTCTGGAAGCTAATAAATTTGCTTCTCGCCTTTGGGGAGACTACTATTTTCATCCAGATACCAGAACCTTTAAAAAGAAACCCCCTGCCAGTGGAGGTGAACGATCTTTTGTTGAGTTTGTACTGGAACCACTTTACAAGATTTATAGCCAAGTGATTGGAGAACATAAAAAGAGTGTAGAGACAACCCTGGCAGAACTTGGAGTTAAACTAAGTAATGCAGCCTATAGATTAAATGTTAAACCTTTGTTAAGGCTGGCTTGTAAGACAGTCTTTGGTTCAGCTTCTGGTTTTACTGATATGCTTGTTCAGCATATTCCTTCACCAAAAGATGCTGCAATTAAAAAAGTTGATCATATATATACTGGGCCTAAAGACTCGATCATTTATAAATCCATGGCACATTGTGATTCTTCTGGGCCCCTGATGGTTAATGTAACCAAATTGTACCCCAAATCTGATTGCAGTGTGTTTGATGCTTTTGGTAGAGTTTATAGTGGCAAGATACAGACAGGACAAACTGTACGTGTTCTAGGAGAAGGATACTCACCGGATGATGAGGAGGACATGACCGTGAAAGAGGTAACAAAGTTGTGGGTGTATCAAGCTCGAGATAGGATGCCAATTGCTGAGGCTCCTCCTGGGTCTTGGGTCTTAATTGAAGGCGTGGATGCTTCAATCATGAAAactgccactctttgtaatgtaGATTATGATGAGGATGTATATATATTCCGGCCTCTTCAGTTCAATACTCTGTCAGTGGTTAAAACAGCTACGGAGCCTTTAAATCCAAGTGAGTTGCCGAAAATGGTAGAGGGCCTCAGGAAAATCAGCAAAAGTTATCCTCTAGCCATTACTAAAGTGGAGGAGTCTGGGGAGCACACTATACTAGGGACTGGTGAGCTGTACTTGGATTCAATCATGAAGGACCTCAGGGAGCTTTATTCTGAAGTGGAAGTCAAG GTGGCAGATCCTGTTGTATCATTCTGTGAAACTGTTGTCGAGTCGTCTTCAATGAAATGTTTTGCCGAGACACCAAATAAGAAGAACAAAATAACTATG ATTGCTGAACCACTAGAAAGAGGTCTTGCTGAGGACATAGAGAATGGTGTTGTTAGTGCTGACTGGAATCGGAAAAAACTAGGTGAATTCTTTCAGACTAAGTATGATTGGGATCTCCTTGCTGCACGGTCAATCTGGGCGTTTGGCCCTGATAAGCAG GGCCCCAATATTCTGTTAGATGACACTCTTCCAACTGAAGTTGACAAGAGCCTGCTGAATGCTGTCAAGGATTCCATTGTTCAGGG ATTTCAGTGGGGTGCACGAGAGGGACCTCTGTGTGATGAACCCATCAGAAATGTTAAATTCAAGATTGTTGATGCAAGAATTGCTCCTGAGCCACTTCATAGGGGATCTGGCCAGTTAATTCCAACAGCACGACGAGTGGCCTATTCTTCCTTCCTTATGGCTACCCCTAGGCTTATGGAACCAGTATATTATGTGGAG ATTCAAACACCAATAGATTGTGTATCTGCAATCTACACTGTGTTATCTCGTAGGCGTGGACATGTTACTGCTGATGTTCCTCAACCAGGCACCCCAGCTTATATTGTTAAG GCTTTCTTGCCCGTGATTGAATCTTTTGGTTTCGAGACAGACCTGAGATATCACACTCAAGGTCAAGCATTTTGCCTCTCTGTTTTTGATCACTGGGCTATTGTTCCTGGAGATCCTCTGGACAAAAGCATTGTTTTGCGTCCACTTGAACCAGCACCAATTCAACATCTTGCTCGTGAGTTTATGGTGAAAACAAGGCGTAGAAAG GGAATGAGCGAGGATGTAAGCATTAGCAAGTTCTTCGATGAAGCTATGATGGTGGAACTGGCACAGCAGGCAGCAGATCTTCATCAACAAATGATGTGA